The Planctomycetota bacterium genomic sequence TGGCGTGCGGCATGGTCGAACCCGACGCCGGCAAGGTGATCTTGGGCGGCATCGACGTGACGCGCTGGCCCATGTATCGCCGCGCCCGCGACGGGGGCATGGGCTACCTGGCGCAAGAATCGAGCGTGTTCCGCAAGCTGACGGTCGAGAAAAACCTGATCGGCATGCTGGAAATGTTGGGGGCCGATCGGGCCGAATGCCGCCGCCGCTGCGACGAGCTGCTCGAACGGTTCGACATCACCCGGCTGCGCAAATCGCTGGCCATGAGTTTGTCGGGTGGCGAGCGCCGCCGGCTGGAGATCGCTCGCTGCCTGGTCTCGAACCCCAAGTTGATCTTGCTCGACGAGCCGTTCACCGGCATTGACCCGGTGACGATCTCGAACATCCAGACCGTTATTCGCAATCTGCGCAGCTCGGGCATCTCGATCCTGATTACCGATCACCAGGTGCGCGAGACGCTGCAAATCACCGACCGCAGCTACGTCATCCGGGCTGGCAAGGTCTTGTGCCACGGTCGGCCGGACGAAGTGCTCAAGCATCCTGAAGCCCGCAAGTATTACTTCGGCGAAGGGATGGACACCGCCGTCACGCCCCACGCGGCGTGATGTGTCTTGCATAACGCGCAAGCCTTGGGGCGTGCCCCCCAGTCATTGTTGCTCGGAAACTTTCTTCCTCGCTCTCCGAAGGCAATCAACTGGGCGCGGTGGCTCATTCTGCCGGTTTATGGCCGAGGGACAAACGTGTATATTCCGTCATTCCCGCGCAGGCGGGAATGACGGTGTATAGAGCGATCTTCGCGCGTTCGACACACTGCCTTGCATCGCTCAGCTCGACTCCTTTTCCAAGCGATCGCTTTGATGGCCTCTACGTCTTCCAGCCGCATTTGCCGAGTGACGCTTGTGCTATTGGTCCTGGCGCTGCCGGTGCTGGGGCCCGCGGCCTGGCAGGCTACGCAACACGCGGTGAACTCGCCGGCCGATTGGATGCCCCTGTCATTTCCGGCACGCGGGCAATACGAG encodes the following:
- the lptB gene encoding LPS export ABC transporter ATP-binding protein; protein product: MLEVHGLVKIYKRRRVVDGVAFSVEPGEIVGLLGPNGAGKTTSFRMACGMVEPDAGKVILGGIDVTRWPMYRRARDGGMGYLAQESSVFRKLTVEKNLIGMLEMLGADRAECRRRCDELLERFDITRLRKSLAMSLSGGERRRLEIARCLVSNPKLILLDEPFTGIDPVTISNIQTVIRNLRSSGISILITDHQVRETLQITDRSYVIRAGKVLCHGRPDEVLKHPEARKYYFGEGMDTAVTPHAA